One segment of Streptomyces bathyalis DNA contains the following:
- a CDS encoding peptide MFS transporter, producing the protein MASTTSKDAPQHPPAADGKTFFGHPRGLATLFMTEMWERFSFYGMRALLVLYLTAAVAEGGMGMASATAVALYSVYNATVYLMAMPGGWLGDRVWGPRRTVSISAFVIMIGHALLATGVNALFFAGLVFIGVGSGLLKANISTMVGHLYSGPNDPRRDGGFTVFYMGINIGAFAAPLLIGWAGQKVSWHLGFGLAAVGMALGLIQFLIGTRHLAPESSVVPQPLDAADRNKAIRNTVIAAVVTAVFYAAIVLADAFTIDWVLWPLSIAGLVLPTYYFVRMRRDREVTEDERKKLTGYIWFFVAAAIFWMIFDQSGSTLSLFAEKSTSTDLFGIEFPTSWFQSVNPLWVMIIAPVLAALWVKLGSRNPATTTKFSFGLIGIGVSFGVMMLAIASASGGDKVTPLWLITVYLIQTVAELCLSPVGLSVTTKLAPAKYASQLMGVWFLAVTAGDCVFAIVQLVLGDAASGKTGFAVQGVIAALAGFVFLAARKRINPLLGAVK; encoded by the coding sequence ATGGCGTCCACAACGTCCAAGGACGCGCCGCAGCACCCGCCTGCGGCCGACGGCAAGACCTTCTTCGGCCACCCCCGCGGTCTCGCCACCCTCTTCATGACCGAGATGTGGGAGCGCTTCAGCTTCTACGGGATGCGCGCCCTGCTCGTCCTCTATCTGACGGCCGCGGTCGCAGAGGGCGGTATGGGCATGGCCTCCGCCACGGCCGTGGCTCTCTACTCCGTCTACAACGCGACGGTCTACCTGATGGCGATGCCGGGCGGCTGGCTCGGCGACCGCGTATGGGGCCCGCGCAGGACGGTCTCGATATCCGCGTTCGTGATCATGATCGGCCACGCGCTGCTGGCCACCGGCGTCAACGCGCTCTTCTTCGCGGGCCTGGTCTTCATCGGCGTCGGATCCGGTCTGCTGAAGGCCAATATCTCCACGATGGTCGGGCACCTCTACTCGGGCCCCAACGACCCCCGCAGGGACGGCGGATTCACCGTCTTCTACATGGGGATCAACATCGGCGCCTTCGCCGCCCCGCTCCTGATCGGCTGGGCCGGTCAGAAGGTCAGCTGGCACCTGGGCTTCGGCCTCGCCGCCGTCGGCATGGCCCTGGGCCTGATCCAGTTCCTGATCGGCACCAGGCACCTCGCGCCGGAGTCCAGTGTCGTCCCGCAGCCGCTGGACGCGGCCGACCGCAACAAGGCCATCCGGAACACCGTGATCGCCGCCGTCGTGACGGCCGTCTTCTACGCGGCCATCGTGCTGGCCGACGCCTTCACCATCGACTGGGTGCTGTGGCCGCTGAGCATCGCCGGCCTCGTGCTCCCGACGTACTACTTCGTACGGATGCGCCGTGACCGCGAGGTCACCGAGGACGAGCGCAAGAAGCTCACCGGCTACATCTGGTTCTTCGTCGCCGCCGCGATCTTCTGGATGATCTTCGACCAGTCCGGCTCCACGCTGAGCCTCTTCGCGGAGAAGAGCACATCGACCGACCTGTTCGGGATCGAGTTCCCCACGAGCTGGTTCCAGTCGGTCAACCCGCTGTGGGTGATGATCATCGCCCCGGTCCTGGCCGCGCTCTGGGTCAAGCTCGGCAGCCGCAACCCGGCGACCACGACGAAGTTCTCCTTCGGCCTGATCGGCATCGGCGTCTCCTTCGGCGTGATGATGCTGGCCATCGCCTCGGCCTCCGGCGGCGACAAGGTCACGCCGCTGTGGCTGATCACCGTCTACCTGATCCAGACCGTCGCGGAGCTGTGCCTCTCGCCGGTCGGCCTGTCGGTGACGACGAAGCTGGCTCCCGCCAAGTACGCGAGCCAGCTCATGGGCGTGTGGTTCCTCGCGGTCACCGCCGGCGACTGCGTCTTCGCGATCGTCCAGCTGGTGCTCGGCGACGCCGCCAGCGGCAAGACGGGCTTCGCGGTGCAGGGCGTCATCGCCGCGCTCGCGGGCTTCGTCTTCCTCGCCGCCCGCAAGAGGATCAACCCGCTGCTGGGCGCCGTGAAGTAA
- a CDS encoding VOC family protein, protein MAIASMHSIVLDCPDTRRLAEFYAQVLDWKLDPDGTKDWMDVNGPGGQRLSFQESPGFIPPQWPSLEHAQQLHLDLDVPKERLDQAEKEVIELGARLIQGDDGGKRGFRVYLDPAGHPFCLCACD, encoded by the coding sequence ATGGCCATCGCCTCGATGCACAGCATCGTTCTGGACTGTCCCGACACCCGGCGTCTCGCCGAGTTCTACGCGCAGGTACTCGACTGGAAGTTGGATCCGGACGGCACGAAGGACTGGATGGACGTCAACGGCCCCGGCGGGCAGCGGCTGTCCTTCCAGGAGTCGCCCGGCTTCATCCCGCCCCAGTGGCCCAGCCTCGAGCACGCCCAGCAGCTGCACCTGGACCTGGACGTGCCGAAGGAGCGCCTGGACCAGGCGGAGAAAGAGGTGATCGAACTGGGTGCCCGGCTGATCCAGGGCGACGACGGAGGCAAGCGTGGCTTCCGCGTCTATCTGGACCCTGCCGGGCACCCGTTCTGTCTGTGCGCCTGTGACTGA
- a CDS encoding acyl-CoA dehydrogenase family protein → MAPSGKSAAADFGLYRPSEEHDMLRDSVRALSEAKIAPFATEVDEEARFPQEARDALEANDLHAVHVPEAYGGAGADALATVIVIEEVARVCASSSLIPAVNKLGSLPVILSGSEELKKRYLAPLAAGEAMFSYCLSEPDAGSDAGGMKTKAVRDGDHYVLNGVKRWITNAGVSDYYTVMAVTDPDKRTKGISAFVVEKDDEGVSFGAPEKKLGIKGSPTREVYLDNVRIPADRMLGEEGTGFTTAMLTLDHTRITIAAQALGIAQGALDYAKGYVAERKQFGKPIGDFQGVQFMLADMAMKLEAARQLTYAAAARSERIALGGADEDLTFFGAAAKCYASDAAMEITTDAVQLLGGYGYTRDYPVERMMRDAKITQIYEGTNQVQRIVMARNLP, encoded by the coding sequence TTGGCGCCATCGGGAAAAAGCGCAGCCGCTGACTTCGGTCTGTACCGGCCGTCCGAAGAGCACGACATGCTCAGGGACTCGGTGCGCGCCCTCTCCGAGGCGAAGATCGCGCCCTTCGCCACCGAGGTGGACGAGGAGGCCCGCTTCCCGCAGGAGGCCCGGGATGCGCTCGAGGCCAACGACCTGCACGCCGTTCACGTACCCGAGGCCTACGGCGGCGCCGGGGCCGACGCCCTCGCGACCGTCATCGTCATCGAGGAGGTCGCTCGCGTCTGTGCGTCGTCCTCGCTGATTCCGGCCGTCAACAAGCTCGGGTCGCTGCCCGTGATCCTCTCCGGCTCGGAGGAGCTGAAGAAGCGCTATCTCGCGCCGCTCGCCGCCGGCGAGGCGATGTTCTCGTACTGCCTGAGCGAGCCGGACGCCGGTTCCGATGCGGGCGGCATGAAGACCAAGGCCGTACGGGACGGCGACCACTACGTCCTCAACGGCGTCAAGCGCTGGATCACCAACGCCGGTGTCTCCGACTACTACACGGTCATGGCGGTGACCGACCCCGACAAGCGCACCAAGGGCATCTCCGCCTTCGTCGTCGAGAAGGACGACGAAGGGGTCTCCTTCGGCGCCCCGGAGAAGAAGCTCGGGATCAAGGGATCACCGACGCGCGAGGTCTACCTCGACAACGTCCGCATCCCCGCCGACCGCATGCTCGGCGAGGAGGGCACGGGCTTCACCACCGCCATGCTGACCCTGGACCACACCCGCATCACCATCGCGGCCCAGGCGCTCGGCATCGCGCAGGGTGCCCTCGACTACGCCAAGGGGTACGTCGCGGAGCGCAAGCAGTTCGGCAAGCCGATCGGCGACTTCCAGGGCGTGCAGTTCATGCTCGCCGACATGGCGATGAAACTGGAGGCCGCCCGCCAGCTGACGTACGCGGCCGCCGCCAGGTCCGAGCGCATCGCCCTCGGCGGGGCGGACGAGGACCTGACCTTCTTCGGCGCGGCGGCCAAGTGCTACGCGTCGGACGCCGCCATGGAGATCACGACGGACGCGGTCCAGCTGCTCGGCGGCTACGGCTACACCCGTGACTACCCGGTCGAGCGGATGATGCGGGACGCGAAGATCACGCAGATCTACGAGGGCACCAACCAGGTGCAGCGGATCGTCATGGCCCGCAACCTGCCGTAG
- a CDS encoding ATP-binding protein produces MRRRLILSTLAVVLVVVAVFGISLILVESRSIENSARDNVKSEAVQLVSVVESRIVAGEKVSPRTMNNAVPHHRHVRIEVPGKKVITLGKRPEGRVIEASQTGAHGERITVQQGYSSVEDELGRTLLIILAVALLAVASAAILAVRQAHRVAAPLTDLAETAERLGSGDPRPRHRRYGVPELDRVADVLDGSADRIGRMLTAERRLAADASHQLRTPLTALSMRLEEIIATADTDDPEDRATVKEEATIALAQVERLTDVVQRLLTNSRDPRSASAVGFDLDEVLKQQVAEWKPAYRSEGRAIVRSGKPGLRVVGTPGAVAGVLATLIENSLMHGEGRVALRTRVTGNQVVVEVTDEGPGVDSELGSRVFERTVSGHNSTGLGLAVARDLAEADGGRLELLQHHPPVFALFLSRESVSRSRSGEDAA; encoded by the coding sequence GTGCGGCGCAGGCTGATCCTCTCGACGCTCGCGGTCGTGCTCGTCGTCGTGGCCGTGTTCGGCATCTCGCTGATCCTCGTCGAGTCCCGCTCCATCGAGAACAGCGCACGCGACAACGTGAAGTCGGAGGCCGTGCAGCTGGTCTCCGTCGTGGAGAGCCGCATCGTCGCCGGAGAGAAGGTCTCCCCCAGGACGATGAACAACGCCGTGCCGCACCACCGCCACGTGCGCATCGAAGTGCCCGGCAAGAAGGTCATCACGCTCGGGAAGCGCCCCGAAGGCAGGGTCATCGAGGCGTCGCAGACCGGTGCGCACGGCGAGCGCATCACCGTTCAGCAGGGCTACAGCTCGGTCGAGGACGAGCTGGGCCGCACGCTGCTGATCATCCTCGCGGTCGCGCTGCTCGCGGTCGCGTCGGCCGCCATCCTCGCCGTACGGCAGGCGCATCGCGTCGCGGCCCCCCTCACCGACCTCGCCGAGACGGCCGAGCGGCTCGGCTCCGGCGACCCCCGGCCCCGGCACCGCCGCTACGGCGTGCCCGAACTCGACCGCGTCGCCGACGTGCTGGACGGGAGCGCGGACCGCATCGGCCGGATGCTGACCGCCGAGCGCCGGCTCGCCGCGGACGCCTCGCACCAGCTGCGTACGCCGCTCACGGCGCTGTCGATGCGGCTGGAGGAGATCATCGCCACCGCCGACACCGACGACCCGGAGGACCGGGCCACGGTGAAGGAGGAGGCGACGATCGCGCTGGCCCAGGTCGAGAGGCTCACGGACGTCGTGCAGCGCCTGCTCACCAACTCCCGTGACCCGCGCTCGGCTTCGGCGGTCGGCTTCGACCTCGACGAGGTGCTCAAGCAGCAGGTGGCGGAGTGGAAGCCCGCCTACAGGAGCGAGGGCCGCGCGATCGTGCGTTCCGGGAAGCCCGGGCTGCGGGTCGTGGGCACGCCGGGAGCGGTCGCGGGCGTGCTGGCGACGCTGATCGAGAACTCCCTGATGCACGGGGAGGGCCGGGTCGCGCTGCGCACCCGCGTCACCGGCAACCAGGTCGTGGTGGAGGTGACGGACGAAGGTCCCGGCGTGGACTCCGAACTGGGTTCACGCGTCTTCGAACGGACGGTCAGCGGCCACAACTCCACCGGGCTCGGCCTCGCCGTCGCCCGCGACCTGGCGGAGGCGGACGGCGGACGGCTGGAGCTACTTCAGCATCATCCGCCGGTTTTCGCGCTCTTTCTCAGCCGCGAGAGCGTCAGCAGAAGCAGATCGGGCGAAGATGCGGCCTGA
- a CDS encoding response regulator transcription factor codes for MTRVLLAEDDAAISEPLARALRREGYEVEVREDGPGALDAGLKDGIDLVVLDLGLPGMDGLEVCRRLRNEGHTFPVLVLTARADEVDTVVGLDAGADDYVTKPFRLAELLARVRALLRRGAAVEPAVPPATHGVRIDVDSHRVWMGEEELQLTAKEFDLLRVLVRDAGRVVTRDQLMREVWDTTWWSSTKTLDMHISWLRKKLGDDAANPRYIATVRGVGFRFEKS; via the coding sequence ATGACCCGTGTACTGCTCGCCGAGGACGACGCCGCCATCTCGGAGCCCCTGGCACGCGCGCTGCGCCGTGAGGGATACGAGGTCGAGGTGCGCGAGGACGGCCCCGGGGCGCTCGACGCAGGCCTCAAGGACGGCATCGATCTGGTGGTGCTCGACCTCGGTCTGCCGGGCATGGACGGCCTGGAGGTCTGCCGCCGGCTGCGCAACGAGGGGCACACCTTTCCCGTGCTCGTCCTCACCGCGCGTGCGGACGAGGTCGACACCGTCGTCGGCCTGGACGCGGGTGCCGACGACTACGTCACCAAGCCCTTCCGCCTCGCCGAGCTGCTCGCGCGCGTGCGTGCACTGCTGCGGCGGGGCGCGGCCGTCGAGCCCGCCGTCCCGCCCGCCACGCACGGCGTGCGCATCGACGTCGACTCGCACCGCGTGTGGATGGGCGAGGAGGAACTGCAGCTCACGGCAAAGGAGTTCGACCTGCTGCGTGTGCTGGTGCGGGACGCCGGGCGGGTCGTCACACGCGATCAGCTCATGCGTGAGGTCTGGGACACCACATGGTGGTCGTCGACCAAGACCCTCGACATGCACATCTCCTGGCTCCGCAAGAAGCTCGGCGACGACGCCGCCAACCCGCGCTACATCGCCACCGTGCGGGGCGTCGGGTTCCGTTTCGAGAAGAGCTGA
- a CDS encoding alpha/beta hydrolase: protein MHRLPLVLVTCLAILLCTSPVVRGSQERGHAQTGPERRIYSYGPLHGQRLTAYSDPNPARPGPRRTGVVIVHGGFWYQDRSAGWNGWARRIAGAGPAVFNLDYRRNTDAPWPAQRADVLRALSWIRQRAGHFGVDPRRIVLLGSSAGGQLATSAGAQGEGRRRVAGVVALSPVVDPYRSWKAARAPDGDEAGMAVLRANAVRLAGCEPRPRRSGTRGAEACRRVWRDMSATRHASGAGDPPMLLIHSRHDFVPVAHSEALREAELRRGMSPGDVTVVTVPGAEHGGGLLSRPGVERRLLSWIAARAQASTPTSAPVPRAGTHG from the coding sequence GTGCACAGGCTCCCGCTCGTACTCGTCACATGTCTGGCGATCCTTCTCTGCACGTCACCGGTGGTCCGGGGCAGCCAGGAGCGCGGACACGCGCAGACGGGGCCGGAGCGCCGGATCTACTCCTACGGCCCGCTGCACGGGCAGAGACTGACCGCATACAGTGACCCGAATCCTGCGCGGCCGGGTCCGCGCCGTACCGGCGTCGTCATCGTGCACGGAGGCTTCTGGTACCAGGACCGCTCCGCCGGGTGGAACGGGTGGGCAAGGCGCATCGCCGGTGCCGGCCCCGCCGTCTTCAATCTCGACTACCGCCGCAACACCGACGCACCGTGGCCCGCCCAGCGCGCGGACGTGCTGCGCGCACTGAGCTGGATCAGGCAGCGTGCCGGGCACTTCGGCGTGGACCCGCGCAGGATCGTCCTCCTCGGCTCCTCGGCGGGCGGGCAGCTCGCCACCAGCGCCGGCGCGCAGGGGGAGGGGCGGCGCCGCGTCGCGGGCGTCGTCGCGCTCTCCCCCGTTGTGGACCCGTACCGCTCGTGGAAGGCCGCGAGAGCGCCCGACGGTGACGAGGCCGGCATGGCGGTGCTGCGCGCCAACGCCGTCCGGCTGGCGGGCTGTGAGCCACGGCCGCGCCGCAGTGGCACGCGCGGGGCCGAGGCATGCCGCCGCGTCTGGCGGGACATGTCGGCCACCCGTCATGCCTCCGGGGCCGGAGATCCGCCGATGCTGCTGATCCACTCCCGGCACGACTTCGTTCCCGTCGCGCACTCCGAGGCGCTGCGGGAGGCCGAGCTGCGACGGGGCATGTCACCGGGCGACGTCACCGTCGTGACCGTGCCGGGCGCCGAGCACGGCGGGGGCCTGCTGAGCAGGCCGGGCGTCGAGCGGAGGCTGCTGAGCTGGATCGCGGCGCGCGCCCAGGCGTCCACCCCGACGTCGGCGCCGGTGCCGCGCGCCGGTACGCACGGCTGA
- a CDS encoding GtrA family protein has protein sequence MGDWSALRTLRRLRTRLERLVREAAKFGTVGAVGFLVNVAVFNLCIHTLQLAPIRSGVISQVVAIGTNYLGNRYWTYRHTDKRRIRRETVLFFFFSGVALVIENAVLAVSHYGLGYTSPLADNIAKNVIGLGIGTVFRFWTYRTWVFRSGSGRIFARSASADALAAEKERENRRMMLK, from the coding sequence ATGGGTGACTGGAGCGCGCTGCGCACGTTGAGACGATTGCGCACCAGGCTGGAACGTCTCGTCCGCGAGGCCGCGAAATTCGGCACGGTGGGTGCCGTCGGTTTCCTGGTCAACGTGGCCGTCTTCAACCTGTGCATCCACACCCTGCAGTTGGCGCCGATCCGTTCCGGTGTGATCTCCCAAGTCGTCGCGATCGGTACGAACTACCTGGGCAACCGCTACTGGACGTACCGGCACACCGACAAGCGCCGCATCCGGCGCGAGACCGTCCTGTTCTTCTTCTTCAGCGGCGTCGCGCTCGTCATCGAGAACGCCGTCCTCGCCGTGTCCCACTACGGACTGGGCTACACCTCGCCGCTCGCGGACAACATCGCGAAGAACGTCATCGGCCTCGGCATCGGTACCGTCTTCCGCTTCTGGACGTACCGCACCTGGGTATTCCGCTCGGGTTCAGGCCGCATCTTCGCCCGATCTGCTTCTGCTGACGCTCTCGCGGCTGAGAAAGAGCGCGAAAACCGGCGGATGATGCTGAAGTAG
- a CDS encoding 5-(carboxyamino)imidazole ribonucleotide synthase, which produces MTFPVVGMVGGGQLARMTHEAGIPLGIRFRLLSDTPQDSAALVAGEVVVGDHRDLGTLRDFARGCDVITFDHEHVPTDHLRALEADGIPVRPGPDALVHAQDKGVMRERLDSLGVPCPRHRIVQDPADVAAFAAEVALAEDEAGSEGAGTSDGAGFPVPVVLKTVRGGYDGKGVWVVRSTGEAAVPFRAGVPVLAEEKVDFARELAACVVRSPHGQAVAYPVVESVQVGGVCDTVIAPAPGLPGDEAVTAQQLALRIAQELGVVGHMAVELFETRDGRVLVNELAMRPHNSGHWTQDGAVTSQFANHLRAVLDLPLGDPRARARWTVMANVLGGDYPDMYSAYRHCMARDPQLKIHMYGKDVKPGRKVGHVNTYGDDLDDVRERAAHAAGYLRGTITE; this is translated from the coding sequence GTGACGTTCCCCGTAGTCGGCATGGTCGGTGGCGGCCAGCTAGCCCGCATGACCCACGAGGCGGGCATCCCGCTCGGCATCAGATTCAGGCTCCTCTCGGACACCCCGCAGGACTCCGCCGCGCTGGTGGCCGGCGAAGTCGTGGTCGGCGACCACCGCGACCTCGGCACCCTGCGTGACTTCGCCCGCGGCTGCGACGTGATCACCTTCGACCACGAGCACGTGCCGACGGACCATCTGCGCGCGCTGGAGGCGGACGGGATCCCCGTGCGCCCCGGCCCCGACGCGCTGGTGCACGCCCAGGACAAGGGCGTCATGCGCGAACGCCTGGACAGCCTCGGCGTGCCCTGCCCGCGGCACCGCATCGTGCAGGACCCCGCCGACGTCGCGGCGTTCGCCGCCGAGGTCGCCCTGGCCGAGGACGAGGCCGGGAGCGAGGGAGCCGGTACGTCCGACGGCGCCGGATTCCCCGTTCCCGTCGTGCTGAAGACGGTGCGCGGCGGCTACGACGGCAAGGGCGTCTGGGTCGTGCGCTCCACCGGCGAGGCGGCCGTCCCGTTCAGGGCCGGAGTGCCCGTACTGGCCGAGGAGAAGGTCGACTTCGCGCGTGAGCTGGCGGCCTGCGTGGTGCGCTCGCCGCACGGGCAGGCCGTCGCCTATCCCGTCGTGGAGTCCGTGCAGGTCGGCGGCGTCTGCGACACGGTGATCGCTCCAGCGCCCGGCCTTCCCGGCGACGAAGCGGTCACCGCGCAGCAACTGGCGCTGAGGATCGCCCAGGAGCTGGGCGTCGTCGGGCACATGGCCGTCGAGCTCTTCGAGACGCGCGACGGGCGTGTACTCGTGAACGAACTGGCGATGCGGCCGCACAACTCGGGGCACTGGACCCAGGACGGCGCGGTCACCTCGCAGTTCGCCAACCATCTGCGCGCCGTGCTCGATCTGCCCCTCGGCGACCCGCGCGCCCGCGCACGCTGGACGGTCATGGCGAACGTACTCGGCGGCGACTACCCGGACATGTACTCGGCGTACCGCCATTGCATGGCCCGCGACCCGCAGTTGAAGATCCACATGTACGGCAAGGACGTGAAGCCGGGGCGCAAGGTCGGCCACGTCAACACCTACGGCGACGACTTGGACGACGTGCGCGAACGCGCCGCACATGCCGCCGGATACCTGCGAGGAACGATCACCGAATGA
- a CDS encoding UDP-glucose dehydrogenase family protein has product MANKAPLKITVIGTGYLGATHAAAMAELGFDVLGLDISPEKIALLERGETPMYEPGLEELLRKHVAGHEGSSGRLRFTTSYEEVGEFGDIHFVCVNTPQKHGEYACDMSYVDSALESLATHLRRPALVVGKSTVPVGSAARLATRLAELAPAGEDAELAWNPEFLREGFAVQDTLHPDRIVVGVRSERAEQQLREVYATPLAEGSPFVVTDFPTAELVKTSANSFLATKISFINAMAEVCEAADGDVAKLAEAIGYDDRIGKKFLRSGIGFGGGCLPKDIRAFMARAGELGASEALSFLREVDSINMRRRVHMVELTKEAVGGTLLGTRIGVLGATFKPDSDDVRDSPALNVAGQLHLQGAQVTVYDPKGMENARALFPTLRYASTALDAVRGADVVLHLTEWREFQQLDPAALGEVVAVRRLLDGRNTLDPVLWRKENWKFRALGRPTA; this is encoded by the coding sequence ATGGCGAACAAGGCCCCGCTCAAGATCACAGTGATCGGCACCGGCTATCTCGGCGCCACGCACGCCGCCGCCATGGCCGAACTCGGCTTCGACGTGCTGGGTCTGGACATCTCGCCGGAGAAGATCGCCCTGCTGGAGCGCGGCGAGACGCCGATGTACGAGCCCGGGCTGGAGGAGCTGCTGCGCAAGCACGTGGCGGGGCACGAGGGTTCGAGCGGAAGGCTCCGTTTCACCACCTCCTACGAGGAGGTGGGGGAGTTCGGCGACATCCACTTCGTCTGCGTCAACACCCCGCAGAAGCACGGCGAATACGCCTGCGACATGAGTTACGTCGACAGCGCGCTCGAATCGCTGGCGACCCATCTGCGGCGCCCGGCCCTCGTCGTCGGCAAGTCGACGGTGCCGGTGGGCAGTGCCGCGCGGCTCGCCACCCGGCTCGCCGAGCTGGCGCCCGCCGGCGAGGACGCGGAACTGGCCTGGAACCCCGAGTTCCTGCGTGAGGGCTTCGCCGTTCAGGACACGCTGCACCCCGACCGCATCGTCGTCGGTGTGCGCAGCGAGCGCGCCGAGCAGCAGCTGCGCGAGGTGTACGCGACGCCGCTCGCCGAGGGATCGCCCTTCGTCGTCACCGACTTCCCGACGGCCGAGCTGGTGAAGACCTCGGCCAACTCCTTCCTCGCGACCAAGATCTCCTTCATCAACGCCATGGCCGAGGTGTGCGAGGCCGCCGACGGCGACGTGGCCAAGCTCGCGGAGGCGATCGGGTACGACGACCGGATCGGCAAGAAGTTCCTGCGCTCCGGCATCGGCTTCGGCGGCGGCTGCCTGCCCAAGGACATCCGCGCGTTCATGGCGCGGGCGGGCGAGCTGGGCGCGTCCGAGGCGCTCTCGTTCCTGCGAGAGGTCGATTCGATCAACATGAGGCGCCGCGTCCACATGGTCGAGCTGACCAAGGAGGCGGTGGGCGGCACCCTGTTGGGCACCCGCATCGGCGTCCTGGGTGCCACGTTCAAGCCGGACTCCGACGACGTGCGGGACTCGCCCGCGCTGAACGTCGCGGGGCAGCTGCACCTTCAGGGCGCACAGGTGACCGTCTACGACCCCAAGGGCATGGAGAACGCCCGCGCGCTCTTCCCGACCCTGCGCTACGCGTCGACCGCCCTCGATGCGGTGCGCGGCGCGGACGTCGTACTGCATCTGACGGAGTGGCGCGAGTTCCAGCAGCTGGACCCGGCGGCGCTGGGCGAGGTCGTCGCGGTGCGGCGCCTGCTGGACGGCCGGAACACTCTCGACCCGGTGCTGTGGCGCAAGGAGAACTGGAAGTTCCGCGCGCTGGGGCGCCCGACGGCCTGA
- a CDS encoding CGNR zinc finger domain-containing protein: protein MTDRSPPEALVLVRELTNTLDVETGEDSLAAPGGVAEFARRHGIEGLGRDRSGAERGGQELAAVCELREALRAACLAHTGTDMPPEESGVLARLLADAPLTVDVDEAGRAALRPADGLTGLPLLTARIAAGIVTAESDGTWQRLKACPAHDCLWVFYDRSPAGRGRWCSMAVCGSRAKMRTYRAKQR, encoded by the coding sequence GTGACGGACCGATCGCCCCCAGAAGCACTCGTTCTGGTGCGGGAACTGACGAACACGCTCGACGTGGAGACGGGCGAGGACTCGCTCGCCGCGCCGGGCGGCGTCGCCGAGTTCGCGCGGCGTCACGGGATCGAGGGGCTCGGCCGGGACCGCAGCGGCGCCGAGCGCGGCGGACAGGAGCTCGCCGCGGTGTGCGAGCTCCGTGAGGCACTGCGGGCCGCGTGCCTGGCGCACACGGGCACGGACATGCCCCCGGAGGAGTCCGGGGTGCTCGCCCGGTTGCTGGCGGACGCACCGCTCACCGTCGACGTGGACGAGGCCGGGCGTGCGGCGCTGCGCCCCGCCGACGGGCTGACCGGCCTGCCGCTGCTGACCGCGCGCATCGCCGCGGGCATCGTCACGGCGGAGTCGGACGGCACCTGGCAGCGGCTCAAGGCGTGCCCGGCGCACGACTGCCTGTGGGTCTTCTACGACCGCAGCCCCGCCGGCCGCGGCCGCTGGTGCTCCATGGCGGTGTGCGGCAGCCGCGCCAAGATGCGCACGTACAGGGCGAAGCAGCGCTGA